One stretch of Streptomyces sp. MMBL 11-1 DNA includes these proteins:
- a CDS encoding peptidoglycan D,D-transpeptidase FtsI family protein, with amino-acid sequence MNRPLRHIAIFCGLLVLALLLRANWLQHVDRQELAQHENNARVRFERFSTPRGDIIVGGKAITGSKETESRDYAFLRTNKDGPMYAPVTGYASQSRGTSLLERTYDSVLSGQDDRFAFRHAKDILTGQPRRGGDVITTIDAKAQKAAYKGLTDLGARGAVVALDPRTGKVLSLVSTPSYDPETFAGISFKESDRFTALEKKKGKPLANRPLRETYPPGSTFKILTAAAALEHGVVTDVDAKTDAVSPYPLPLSSNKIGSEAGDAVCNKASMKTAMQYSCNNVFLDAASELGEDRMRETAEKFGFNEDVYAEEFGDMLATKSLYPPKLDKPGTALTGMGQGSLTSTPMQMAMVTAALANDGKLMQPYIVDELRGPDLSTLEKNEPMEMSQAVSPETAKKVQEMMEHTAKEGSAQRALIDGVTVGGKTGTAQRGVDVRDKVPYGWFVSYGKKDDGRSVAVAVFIDPTDMDISRSDISGGRLGAPIAKSVMQAVLGD; translated from the coding sequence ATGAACAGGCCGTTGCGGCACATAGCCATCTTCTGCGGGCTGCTGGTGCTGGCCCTGCTGCTGCGGGCCAACTGGCTCCAGCACGTCGACCGCCAGGAGCTGGCCCAGCACGAGAACAACGCCCGGGTGAGGTTCGAACGGTTCTCCACCCCGCGCGGCGACATCATCGTCGGCGGCAAGGCGATCACCGGGTCGAAGGAGACCGAGAGCCGCGACTACGCGTTCCTGCGGACCAACAAGGACGGCCCGATGTACGCGCCCGTCACCGGGTACGCCTCCCAGTCCCGGGGCACCTCGCTGCTGGAGCGGACCTACGACAGTGTCCTCAGCGGCCAGGACGACCGGTTCGCCTTCCGGCACGCCAAGGACATCCTGACGGGGCAGCCCCGGCGCGGCGGCGACGTGATCACCACGATCGACGCCAAGGCGCAGAAGGCGGCCTACAAGGGGCTGACGGACCTGGGCGCCCGGGGCGCGGTGGTCGCCCTGGACCCGCGCACCGGCAAGGTGCTGTCCTTGGTCTCCACGCCCTCGTACGACCCCGAGACCTTCGCCGGGATCTCGTTCAAGGAGAGCGACCGCTTCACGGCGCTGGAGAAGAAGAAGGGCAAGCCGCTGGCCAACCGCCCGCTGCGCGAGACCTACCCGCCCGGCTCCACCTTCAAGATCCTCACCGCCGCGGCGGCGCTGGAGCACGGCGTGGTCACGGACGTGGACGCCAAGACGGACGCGGTGTCCCCGTACCCCCTGCCGCTCTCCAGCAACAAGATCGGCAGCGAGGCGGGCGACGCGGTGTGCAACAAGGCGTCGATGAAGACCGCCATGCAGTACTCCTGCAACAACGTCTTCCTCGACGCGGCGTCCGAACTGGGCGAGGACCGGATGCGGGAGACGGCGGAGAAGTTCGGCTTCAACGAGGACGTGTACGCGGAGGAGTTCGGCGACATGCTCGCCACGAAGAGCCTCTACCCGCCGAAGCTCGACAAGCCCGGCACGGCCCTCACCGGCATGGGCCAGGGCAGCCTCACCAGCACCCCGATGCAGATGGCGATGGTCACCGCCGCCCTCGCCAACGACGGCAAGCTGATGCAGCCCTACATCGTCGACGAGCTGCGCGGCCCGGACCTCTCCACGCTGGAGAAGAACGAGCCGATGGAGATGAGCCAGGCGGTCTCGCCGGAGACGGCGAAGAAGGTCCAGGAGATGATGGAGCACACCGCGAAGGAGGGCAGCGCCCAGCGCGCCCTGATCGACGGTGTGACGGTCGGCGGCAAGACGGGCACCGCCCAGCGCGGCGTGGACGTCCGCGACAAGGTCCCGTACGGCTGGTTCGTCAGCTACGGCAAGAAGGACGACGGCCGTTCGGTCGCGGTCGCCGTGTTCATCGACCCGACCGACATGGACATCTCCCGCTCCGACATCTCGGGCGGCCGGCTCGGCGCCCCGATCGCGAAGAGCGTGATGCAGGCGGTGCTGGGCGACTAG
- a CDS encoding TIGR03619 family F420-dependent LLM class oxidoreductase: MRISTTIFLTDETVTPVRLARELEQRGFGGLYLPEHTHIPVIRSTPSPMGGELPREYGRTLDPFVALGQAAAVTERLALGTGITLVAQHDPIGLAKQAATLDHLSGGRFTLGIGYGWNVEEAADHGVEWPTRRDLVRDRMALMRALWADEPTAYEGAFGSVRASEAHPKPARRPRGPVNGPRTLIGGGAGPKLFAHIAEYADGWLPIGGGGLTASLPKLRTVWEEAGRDPKDLRVVPYAVLPSPGKLAHYADLGIEEVVLQLPPADEPEVLRTLDDYAAYL, from the coding sequence ATGCGGATCTCCACAACGATCTTCCTCACCGACGAGACGGTGACCCCGGTCAGGCTCGCCCGCGAACTGGAGCAGCGGGGGTTCGGCGGACTGTATCTGCCCGAGCACACGCACATTCCGGTGATCCGCAGCACGCCGTCCCCGATGGGCGGTGAGCTGCCCCGGGAGTACGGCCGCACCCTGGACCCCTTCGTCGCCCTCGGCCAGGCCGCCGCCGTCACCGAGCGCCTCGCCCTGGGCACCGGCATCACCCTGGTCGCCCAGCACGACCCGATCGGCCTCGCCAAACAGGCGGCCACCCTGGACCACCTCTCCGGCGGCCGGTTCACCCTCGGCATCGGCTACGGCTGGAACGTCGAGGAGGCGGCCGACCACGGGGTGGAGTGGCCGACGCGCCGGGACCTGGTCCGGGACCGGATGGCGCTCATGCGGGCCCTGTGGGCGGACGAGCCGACCGCGTACGAGGGCGCCTTCGGGTCGGTGCGGGCGAGCGAGGCGCACCCCAAGCCGGCCCGGCGGCCGCGCGGCCCGGTCAACGGCCCGCGCACCCTGATCGGCGGCGGGGCGGGCCCGAAGCTGTTCGCGCACATCGCGGAGTACGCGGACGGCTGGCTGCCCATCGGCGGCGGGGGCCTCACCGCGTCCCTGCCGAAGCTCCGGACGGTCTGGGAGGAGGCCGGGCGCGACCCGAAGGACCTCCGGGTGGTGCCGTACGCGGTCCTGCCCAGCCCCGGGAAGCTCGCCCACTACGCGGATCTGGGCATCGAGGAGGTCGTGCTCCAGCTGCCCCCGGCGGACGAACCGGAGGTCCTGCGGACGCTGGACGACTACGCCGCGTACCTCTGA
- a CDS encoding tetratricopeptide repeat protein, with amino-acid sequence MGPGLGPGRGTGPGLGYFLLPAGGALSLTGVATGNGTLISLSWIMWVLGILLLFRNRSRRPVDPRKLAAAAAAGDARAVRGLRALGLAARAEGRPDAAERLLRQAVEAGDVESMWELGRLVEQREGLAAAEPWFRMAAQGGHAVARRLFRPGGALHPDGSDPAP; translated from the coding sequence ATGGGGCCGGGACTGGGACCGGGAAGGGGAACGGGGCCGGGGCTGGGGTACTTCCTGCTGCCGGCGGGCGGCGCGCTGAGCCTGACCGGGGTCGCCACCGGCAACGGCACGCTGATCAGCCTGAGCTGGATCATGTGGGTGCTCGGGATCCTGCTGCTGTTCCGGAACCGTTCCCGCCGCCCCGTCGATCCGCGGAAGCTCGCGGCGGCTGCCGCCGCCGGGGACGCCCGGGCCGTACGGGGGCTGCGGGCGCTCGGCCTGGCCGCGCGGGCCGAGGGGCGTCCCGACGCGGCCGAGCGGCTGCTGCGGCAGGCGGTGGAGGCCGGTGACGTGGAGTCGATGTGGGAGCTGGGCCGCCTGGTCGAGCAGCGCGAGGGCCTGGCGGCGGCGGAGCCGTGGTTCCGGATGGCGGCCCAGGGCGGGCACGCGGTGGCCAGGCGGCTGTTCCGGCCGGGCGGCGCGCTGCACCCGGACGGGTCGGACCCGGCCCCGTGA
- a CDS encoding siderophore-interacting protein, translating into MGHGWEGVVLKLFRGRDFTFTVTGSERVTDRFHRVRVTDGGLLAATGGAHPTMWVRLWFEKDGKPHQRAYTLVDPDPETGTFALEFALHAGPACDWATTVEIGGTIDATLQGSGFTLPDPAPTRLFVIGDAAALPAINSLLDAVPSTPATIWFETAHEEDRKLPFRLDEAHHTLHHVERAEAGGRLVSEVRAALPELLGEDHTDAYVWVACDTATTRTLSAYLRKELGLPKDRVNALGYWRP; encoded by the coding sequence GTGGGGCATGGCTGGGAAGGCGTCGTTCTCAAACTGTTCCGGGGGCGTGACTTCACCTTCACGGTGACCGGCTCGGAACGGGTCACCGACCGCTTCCACCGGGTGCGCGTGACCGATGGCGGGCTGCTCGCCGCGACCGGCGGGGCCCACCCGACGATGTGGGTGCGGCTGTGGTTCGAGAAGGACGGCAAGCCGCATCAGCGCGCCTACACCCTGGTGGACCCCGACCCGGAGACGGGGACGTTCGCCCTGGAATTCGCCCTGCACGCGGGACCCGCCTGCGACTGGGCGACGACCGTCGAGATCGGCGGGACGATCGACGCGACGCTCCAGGGCAGCGGCTTCACGCTGCCCGATCCGGCGCCCACGCGGCTCTTCGTGATCGGTGACGCGGCGGCGCTGCCCGCGATCAACTCCCTGCTGGACGCGGTCCCGTCGACCCCGGCGACGATCTGGTTCGAGACCGCGCACGAGGAGGACCGGAAGCTGCCGTTCCGCCTGGACGAGGCCCACCACACCCTGCACCACGTGGAGCGCGCCGAGGCGGGCGGGCGGCTCGTCTCCGAGGTGAGGGCGGCCCTGCCGGAGCTGCTGGGCGAGGACCACACGGACGCGTACGTCTGGGTCGCCTGCGACACGGCGACCACCCGGACCCTGTCGGCGTACCTCCGCAAGGAGCTGGGCCTGCCCAAGGACCGGGTGAACGCGCTGGGTTACTGGCGGCCGTAG
- a CDS encoding DUF6463 family protein: MTRRSMGRWLQVVGIAHGAVGAVIYRDVLAELGRDVVDSVPDRGDRAAAFWFMAAAPTLWLGGRLLSSAEEHDDIPAQRAAGIALAAVGVVGTVAMPKSGFPSLVGIGGVLLRRALRSRGGA; the protein is encoded by the coding sequence ATGACGCGACGTTCGATGGGGCGCTGGCTCCAGGTGGTCGGTATCGCCCACGGTGCGGTCGGGGCGGTGATCTACCGCGACGTGCTCGCCGAACTGGGGCGGGACGTGGTCGACTCCGTGCCCGACCGGGGCGACCGTGCCGCCGCCTTCTGGTTCATGGCCGCCGCCCCCACCCTGTGGCTGGGCGGCCGCCTGCTGAGCTCGGCGGAGGAGCACGACGACATCCCGGCCCAGCGCGCGGCGGGCATCGCCCTGGCCGCCGTCGGCGTGGTGGGCACGGTGGCCATGCCGAAGAGCGGGTTCCCGAGCCTGGTGGGAATCGGCGGCGTCCTGCTGCGCAGGGCACTGCGGTCCAGGGGCGGTGCGTAG
- a CDS encoding APC family permease: MTQLDARPRAGDTVRGSAPADGGDGRGGVRGKGLGGNSVGLMGSAVIGVSTVAPVYCLTSTLGSTAGEVGVQMPAVFLAGFLPMLLVAFAYRELNRAMPDCGTSFTWTVKAFGPRVGWMCGWGLVIATIIVLSNLAGVATSYFWLLAGEITGSASVAALDDSKPVHILTCLVLIAVATAISYRGMTATKGIQYALVGLQLAVLAVFVVMALSRAGSGAPEFASSLDFSWSWLNPFAVQSFAAFTAGLSLSIFMFWGWDACLTANEETTGSEKTPGRAALIAMVVLVGSYLATGIAAQMAVGSGTSGLGLANPETSDNVFAALAGPVMGPGLGVLLFVAVLASAAASLQTTFIPVARTVLAMSAYEAMPASYAKVHPRFRTPGRATITAGIGTGVFYTVMTLVSEHVLVDTIYALGLMICFYYALTAFACVWYFRAELARSARDLVFKGLFPLLGGVLLAAVFAKTLYDMWDPAYGSGSSVLGVGSVFVIGVGLLLLGVVLMVAMERRSPAFFRGEVLTKETPALVVED; encoded by the coding sequence ATGACTCAGCTGGACGCGCGGCCACGGGCCGGAGACACGGTACGGGGAAGCGCCCCGGCCGACGGCGGTGACGGCCGGGGCGGCGTACGCGGCAAGGGGCTCGGCGGGAACTCCGTCGGCCTCATGGGCAGCGCCGTCATCGGCGTCTCCACCGTCGCCCCCGTCTACTGCCTGACCTCCACCCTCGGCTCCACCGCCGGAGAGGTCGGCGTGCAGATGCCCGCCGTCTTCCTGGCCGGATTCCTGCCGATGCTGCTCGTGGCCTTCGCCTACCGCGAGCTGAACCGGGCGATGCCGGACTGCGGTACGTCCTTCACCTGGACGGTGAAGGCGTTCGGCCCCCGCGTCGGCTGGATGTGCGGCTGGGGCCTGGTCATCGCGACGATCATCGTGTTGTCCAACCTGGCGGGCGTCGCCACCTCGTACTTCTGGCTGCTCGCGGGGGAGATCACCGGCAGCGCGTCGGTCGCCGCCCTGGACGACAGCAAGCCGGTCCACATCCTCACGTGCCTCGTCCTCATCGCCGTCGCCACCGCCATCAGCTACCGGGGGATGACCGCCACCAAGGGCATCCAGTACGCCCTGGTCGGGCTCCAGTTGGCCGTCCTCGCCGTGTTCGTGGTGATGGCCCTGAGCAGGGCGGGCAGCGGCGCGCCGGAGTTCGCCTCCTCGCTCGACTTCTCCTGGTCCTGGCTGAACCCCTTCGCCGTCCAGTCCTTCGCGGCCTTCACCGCCGGGCTCTCCCTCTCGATCTTCATGTTCTGGGGCTGGGACGCCTGTCTGACCGCCAACGAGGAGACCACCGGCAGCGAGAAGACCCCCGGCCGCGCGGCCCTCATCGCGATGGTCGTCCTGGTCGGCTCCTACCTCGCCACCGGCATCGCCGCGCAGATGGCCGTCGGCTCCGGCACCTCCGGGCTCGGCCTCGCCAACCCGGAGACCTCCGACAACGTCTTCGCCGCCCTCGCCGGACCGGTGATGGGCCCCGGCCTCGGCGTGCTGCTCTTCGTCGCCGTCCTCGCCTCGGCCGCCGCCAGCCTCCAGACCACGTTCATCCCGGTCGCCCGCACGGTGCTCGCGATGTCCGCGTACGAGGCGATGCCGGCCTCGTACGCCAAGGTCCACCCCCGCTTCAGGACCCCTGGCCGGGCGACGATCACGGCGGGCATCGGCACCGGCGTCTTCTACACCGTGATGACCCTGGTCAGCGAGCACGTCCTGGTCGACACCATCTACGCGCTCGGCCTCATGATCTGCTTCTACTACGCGCTGACCGCCTTCGCCTGCGTCTGGTACTTCCGCGCCGAACTGGCCCGCTCCGCCCGGGACCTGGTCTTCAAGGGCCTCTTCCCGCTGCTCGGCGGCGTCCTGCTCGCCGCCGTCTTCGCCAAGACCCTCTACGACATGTGGGACCCGGCGTACGGCTCCGGATCCTCCGTCCTCGGCGTCGGGTCGGTGTTCGTCATCGGGGTCGGGCTGCTGCTCCTCGGCGTGGTGCTCATGGTCGCGATGGAACGCCGCAGTCCGGCGTTCTTCCGGGGCGAGGTCCTGACGAAGGAGACCCCGGCCCTCGTGGTCGAGGACTGA
- a CDS encoding VOC family protein encodes MTASTDDSTDTTSTGGITGLGIIIGSTDSAALIAWYRAALEPLGARWAEHLLIVGPGAIIGFDERDDVADKAAEPGRQLINLTVRDIRAAEKHLNTLGVTWARPVEDTGDGWFFSTIVDPVGNYVQILQGPGTP; translated from the coding sequence ATGACGGCTTCCACCGACGACAGCACCGACACCACCAGCACCGGGGGCATCACAGGCCTCGGGATCATCATCGGCAGCACCGACTCCGCCGCCCTGATCGCCTGGTACCGGGCCGCCCTGGAGCCCCTGGGCGCCCGCTGGGCGGAGCACCTCCTGATCGTCGGCCCCGGGGCGATCATCGGATTCGACGAACGGGACGACGTGGCGGACAAGGCCGCCGAGCCGGGTCGGCAGCTGATCAACCTCACCGTGCGCGACATCCGGGCGGCCGAGAAGCATCTCAACACGCTCGGGGTGACCTGGGCGCGGCCCGTCGAGGACACCGGGGACGGCTGGTTCTTCTCCACGATCGTGGACCCGGTGGGCAATTACGTCCAGATCCTCCAGGGCCCGGGAACACCCTGA
- a CDS encoding DUF6924 domain-containing protein: MVKELSEIVRADEWAPLVIRTDWTDDAAWREVVAEFDRVAGDEGRSESSAHLVEDRRWDGATSEDALVVAARDEELSVVFLADGVTMRSPLRPLLALDLGADDDEDLDPMYYQELIDAPPPREARVVPAAAHMVHGNLQLANVDFPEFAEEAAADPDGVVRDL; encoded by the coding sequence ATGGTGAAAGAGTTGTCGGAGATCGTCAGGGCCGATGAGTGGGCGCCTCTCGTCATCCGGACCGACTGGACCGATGACGCCGCGTGGCGGGAAGTCGTCGCCGAGTTCGACCGTGTCGCGGGGGACGAGGGGCGATCGGAGTCGTCGGCACACCTGGTCGAGGACCGGCGGTGGGACGGGGCGACCAGCGAGGATGCTCTGGTCGTGGCGGCGCGGGACGAGGAGCTGAGTGTGGTGTTCCTCGCGGACGGCGTCACCATGCGCTCGCCCCTGCGTCCGCTGCTCGCGCTCGACCTCGGCGCCGATGACGACGAGGACCTGGATCCGATGTACTACCAGGAGCTCATCGACGCGCCGCCGCCCCGCGAGGCGCGTGTGGTTCCTGCCGCCGCCCACATGGTCCACGGGAATCTCCAGCTCGCGAACGTGGACTTCCCGGAGTTCGCCGAGGAGGCCGCCGCCGATCCGGACGGGGTCGTACGGGACCTGTGA
- a CDS encoding DUF1203 domain-containing protein yields the protein MTAYTVLPIAPAALKELRAVDDAGRPCASYIATGDDAGSPLRCCLRAITLGERIALVSYAPLRRWAATSGADPGAYDEQGPVFIHADDCGGFAPGESYPSARPGALRTVRRYDARGHIAGGRLLEIPADAATAFDAAFDEAFSDPNVVLLHVRALEYGCFHFEVRRPPAHEHAVPYGRDEDRPLLG from the coding sequence ATGACCGCATACACCGTGCTCCCCATCGCCCCGGCCGCCCTGAAGGAACTGCGCGCCGTCGACGACGCGGGCCGTCCCTGCGCCTCGTACATCGCGACCGGCGACGACGCGGGCTCGCCGCTGCGCTGCTGCCTGCGCGCGATCACGCTCGGCGAGCGGATTGCCCTGGTCTCGTACGCCCCGCTGCGTCGCTGGGCCGCCACGAGCGGTGCGGATCCGGGCGCGTACGACGAACAGGGCCCCGTCTTCATCCACGCCGATGACTGCGGCGGGTTCGCCCCCGGCGAGAGCTACCCCTCCGCCCGGCCGGGCGCACTGCGTACCGTGCGCCGCTATGACGCCCGGGGCCATATCGCGGGTGGCCGGCTTCTGGAGATTCCGGCCGACGCCGCGACGGCCTTCGACGCGGCCTTCGACGAAGCGTTCAGCGATCCGAACGTGGTGCTCCTGCACGTCAGGGCACTGGAATACGGATGCTTCCACTTCGAGGTGCGACGGCCCCCGGCCCATGAGCATGCCGTTCCGTACGGCCGCGACGAAGACCGGCCACTGCTCGGCTGA